In Elusimicrobiota bacterium, the DNA window TTAAAAATTAACAAGATAAATCCAACAATTTTTTTCATTTTTTATTTCACACCGATTTTGGTTTTCTCTACTTTATTGCCAACTTTCACTAAACAAATGTACCCACCAGCACTGACATAGTCGCCATTTTCGTTTTTACCATCCCAGGTGATTTCATTATCAGGACCGAGTACACCACCGGTTTCACCTGCAGTTAATTTTTTCTCCCAGACCAACTCGCCAATTAAATCATAGATTTTTATTTCAACATCCAAGTTTTCTTTCAATGTGTATTTTATTGCTGTTACTTTTCCGCTACCGGCAACAAACGGATTCGGGTAATTACTCAAGCCGGATATTTCCTCCGATGGTGTTTTGTAGCCAACTATTTTGAATAATGTCAGATGGTTCACTTTAGCAACTACTTTATTCTCATCAGGATATGCAATGGAATTAAATATAATTTTCCAGTTCCTGTTTGTTTCATTGTAACAAGCGATTTTAAGTGTCTGTTCGTCTATATCTGCAATTTCTGTATCAGTATAAATAAGCGTAATGGTGATTTCTTTTTTCAGCAGGATTACAGGGTCAGCCAATTTTATTTCTTTTACAATACCTGTATCTTTACAATCCGGGTTATACACCGATATTGGAATTTCGGCGGGTTTTGTTATTATTAGTTTTGTTGCGGTATCAATTGCATTAGCGGGCATTTCTACTTTCGTGCCATCTGATAACAGAAATGTATTGGCTGTAGCAGGATTGATAGTTGTTTTGATACCTATTTTATAATGTGCAACTTCACTACTAACATTACCGGCACCATCTACAGTAACTATGTGTAGATACCAGAACCCGTCGGCGATATTCGTAAATGATAAAGATGATACCACTGCTGTATAAGTCCCGCTGCTGGCACTCGGCACTGTCCCGGTGTCCTGATTGAATATGTAATAGTATCCGGCAATATCTGAAGAATCAGTAGAACTTGAGAGTAGAATTACAGGATTGCTATCCAGATATTCTTTTGCTGAATCAGGATGTGTTTCTGAAATAATTGCAGGCGCTGACGGCGCTGTAAGGTCAACCGTTATACCATCACTATTCGCTGACCAGTCACTATACAAACCTGCTTCATTTTTTGCTTTCACCCTCGCATAGTATGTTTCACCATCTACGCACCCTGTCACAGAATAACTTGTCACATTGCCTACATAACCATCAAATTTGTCATTGCTACCTGGTAATGTCCCAATCTGTAGATAATAACCAACAATATCGCTGTCAGGGTCTGAACCCGTTCCCAATGTCCAATTAAATGTAAGCGTAGAACTTGAGGAATACACACCTGCATCTATCGGTGTTGATGGTGAGCCCGTCGGTGCAGTGGCATCTAAAAAGATCCAGTAAGTATTGTTATTCCCTGAATTTATAGAATAATAACAAGATACTGTGTTATCAGTAGCATCAGCGTCTTTTACATTAACATAATTTACCGTCTGACTGCTGTTAGGAAACGAAACATACCATTTGTTCCCGGCAACAGATGATTTTAATGTAATGAGATTACCAACTGTACCTGTCAAGGTGAGCGTATTGGTGATTGTTTGGGTTGAAC includes these proteins:
- a CDS encoding FlgD immunoglobulin-like domain containing protein, which produces MRIKFCIFILLLFACSVYAEFRINNSTFNFNGDVSFKTDGIKIISGAINCYSAKLAVSGNWENQDTFNAGTSTVTFEDSTNISTIVGNTIFYNFTCETPAKTLIFTAGSTQTITNTLTLTGTVGNLITLKSSVAGNKWYVSFPNSSQTVNYVNVKDADATDNTVSCYYSINSGNNNTYWIFLDATAPTGSPSTPIDAGVYSSSSTLTFNWTLGTGSDPDSDIVGYYLQIGTLPGSNDKFDGYVGNVTSYSVTGCVDGETYYARVKAKNEAGLYSDWSANSDGITVDLTAPSAPAIISETHPDSAKEYLDSNPVILLSSSTDSSDIAGYYYIFNQDTGTVPSASSGTYTAVVSSLSFTNIADGFWYLHIVTVDGAGNVSSEVAHYKIGIKTTINPATANTFLLSDGTKVEMPANAIDTATKLIITKPAEIPISVYNPDCKDTGIVKEIKLADPVILLKKEITITLIYTDTEIADIDEQTLKIACYNETNRNWKIIFNSIAYPDENKVVAKVNHLTLFKIVGYKTPSEEISGLSNYPNPFVAGSGKVTAIKYTLKENLDVEIKIYDLIGELVWEKKLTAGETGGVLGPDNEITWDGKNENGDYVSAGGYICLVKVGNKVEKTKIGVK